A genomic region of Miscanthus floridulus cultivar M001 chromosome 3, ASM1932011v1, whole genome shotgun sequence contains the following coding sequences:
- the LOC136545845 gene encoding uncharacterized protein — protein sequence MAVAAAASMGYVRGSCAPDVVEEVDQPILYYIANRQRPRTASSKRSGSSPEASPTRKLPPSTPTALPFIVPLPPPSMSVLFSDLTNPIRTRGEAKRDACLTRCSFIEMDLHSVLTGGVRAQATKHADRWICDCSTT from the exons ATGGCGGTTGCGGCGGCCGCGAGCATGGGGTATGTGCGGGGGTCTTGTGCCCCCGACGTCGTCGAGGAGGTGGACCAGCCCATCCTCTACTACATCGCCAATCGCCAACGTCCTCGCACGGCATCTTCGAAGCGCTCGGGGAGCAGTCCAGAGGCGTCTCCGACCAGGAAACTGCCTCCAAGTACCCCTACCGCGTTGCCCTTCATCGTACCCCTACCACCGCCCTCCATGTCTGTTCTGTTCTCCGATCTAACTAATCCCATTCGCACTAGAGGAGAGGCAAAGAGAG ATGCATGCTTAACACGATGTAGCTTCATTGAAATGGATCTTCATTCTGTCCTTACCGGCGGGGTGCGGGCACAAGCGACTAAACACGCCGATAGGTGGATCTGTG ATTGCTCTACTACGTGA
- the LOC136545846 gene encoding uncharacterized protein, which translates to MMPCAGFLTNATVYAPEATCCDGFNAMFTLDTVTCLCHVVNGDIGQLLPAPMRHMRMVELFSVCGHDVRVDILAAACNLMDGVPPIDLPSPSPLTPSPSPSPAPSPSAGWP; encoded by the exons ATGATGCCGTGCGCgggcttcctcaccaacgccaccGTGTACGCGCCCGAGGCCACCTGCTGCGATGGCTTCAACGCCATGTTCACCTTGGACACGGTCACCTGCCTGTGCCACGTCGTGAACGGCGACATCGGCCAGCTTCTGCCGGCGCCGATGAGACATATGCGCATGGTGGAGCTCTTCTCGGTGTGTGGCCACGACGTGCGTGTCGATATACTTGCCGCGGCCTGCAACCTAA TGGATGGAGTGCCGCCGATAGACCTTCCGAGTCCCTCACCATTGACGCCTTCGCCATCGCCATCCCCAGCTCCATCCCCGTCGG cagGATGGCCATGA